One Festucalex cinctus isolate MCC-2025b chromosome 1, RoL_Fcin_1.0, whole genome shotgun sequence genomic region harbors:
- the LOC144030802 gene encoding uncharacterized protein LOC144030802 codes for MGGCSAPNCSNSTSIGKQLYRFPKDPVRKKKWVVNCRRDFEPTPHSRLCQDHFEQSQFEELAKSPAGGKKLKPNAIPTIFTTGDPPYPAVTTPFIMLPLKPELVEKELNVGDHGYARRTPLLGLEEDDGERTAMDQQPCTQCYILKKQLEKEMQHTMRLQKEAEEMKKRLYRLDRIEKGLQNFLYEDQIRALSLTKRSRRAVWSPETILKARKIRSAVGTKGYEYLRELGYPLPSYRTLCNRLETKIMVTTDMSCEELAELGLGLMATCDSPTEDVGDNDEEDLLGVLS; via the exons ATGGGTGGTTGCTCAGCACCTAACTGTTCCAATTCAACCAGCATAGGGAAACAGTTGTACAGATTCCCCAAAGATCCTGTCAGGAAGAAGAAATGGGTTGTGAATTGCCGACGCGACTTTGAACCAACTCCACACTCGAGATTGTGTCAA GACCATTTTGAGCAGAGTCAATTTGAGGAGCTGGCGAAGTCTCCAGCTGGAGGAAAGAAACTGAAGCCCAATGCTATCCCAACTATCTTCACCACTGGGGACCCTCCATACCCAGCAGTTACTACACCTTTCATTATGCTGCCCTTGAAACCTGAGCTAG TGGAGAAGGAGTTGAATGTTGGTGACCATGGCTACGCCAGACGCACTCCTCTGCTCGGCCTGGAAGAGGACGATGGAGAGAGGACAGCAATGGACCAGCAGCCCTGCACACAATGTTACATTCTCAAAAAACAGCTAGAGAAAGAAATGCAGCACACCATGAGACTACAAAAGGAG GCAGAGGAGATGAAGAAACGTCTCTACAGGCTCGACCGGATTGAGAAGGGACTCCAGAACTTTCTGTACGAGGACCAGATCCGTGCTCTGTCTTTGACCAAGCGGTCTCGCCGAGCCGTATGGTCTCCGGAGACGATCCTCAAGGCCCGAAAGATTCGAAGTGCAGTGGGCACCAAAGGTTACGAGTACCTGAGAGAGCTGGGGTACCCGTTACCCTCCTACCGGACTCTCTGTAACCGTCTAGAAACCAAGATCATGGTAACGACTGATATGAGCTGCGAGGAGCTGGCAGAACTGGGCCTTGGACTCATGGCCACCTGCGACAGCCCAACAGAAGATGTTGGCGACAATGATGAGGAAGACCTTCTTGGTGTCTTGTCCTGA
- the selenop2 gene encoding selenoprotein Pb, giving the protein MFSHLLLWTCAALPGLLLASQASLLVEGADAGTRICKPAPYWDIKGQAPMQALLGNVVAVALLKASUNFCLTQASKIKGLRDKLHRSNLTEVSFMIVNERDPLSRAMYWELKRKAPPEVPVYQQTPFQNDVWEVLQGDKDDFLIYDRCGLLTFHIVLPYSFLHYPYVEAAIRATYHKNICNCSANFTRVNGTITNNDTMPINIHNATATPKQQMDAENSTMTYQIYISHHHDHHHHHHHHHLPHGHRNQSHHQQDHNRTGSLSHRHQHHHHHHVHSHQPSNHSLHTLNDN; this is encoded by the exons ATGTTCTCTCACCTATTGCTATGGACATGTGCAGCTTTGCCAGGTCTGCTGTTGGCCTCGCAAGCCAGTCTATTGGTCGAGGGGGCGGACGCAGGCACCAGGATCTGTAAGCCTGCCCCCTACTGGGACATCAAAGGACAGGCACCCATGCAGGCATTGCTCGGAAATGTGGTGGCGGTGGCGCTGCTGAAGGCGAGCTGAAATTTTTGTCTCACTCAGGCCTCCAA AATCAAAGGCCTGCGTGACAAGCTGCACCGCAGCAACCTGACGGAGGTTTCCTTCATGATAGTTAATGAGCGAGACCCTCTCTCCAGAGCAATGTACTGGGAGCTGAAGAGAAAAGCTCCTCCTGAAGTTCCAGTTTACCAGCAGACTCCCTTTCAAAATGACGTGTGGGAGGTGCTGCAGGGTGACAAAGATGACTTCTTAATCTATGACAG GTGTGGTCTCCTCACATTCCATATAGTGCTTCCGTACAGCTTCTTGCACTACCCCTATGTTGAGGCTGCCATCAGAGCTACTTATCATAAAAACATCTGCAACTGCTCT GCTAACTTTACAAGAGTGAATGGCACCATCACAAACAATGATACGATGCCAATTAACATCCACAATGCCACAGCTACACCCAAACAACAAATGGATGCAGAGAATTCCACAATGACATATCAGATATATATCAGCCACCATCatgaccatcatcatcatcatcatcatcatcatcttcctcaTGGCCACCGTAATCAGTCACATCATCAGCAGGACCATAATAGAACTGGAAGCCTCAGCCATCGCCATcaacaccatcatcatcatcacgttcACTCTCATCAGCCCTCGAACCACAGCCTTCATACTTTAAATGATAATTAG